In a genomic window of Allomeiothermus silvanus DSM 9946:
- a CDS encoding heme lyase CcmF/NrfE family subunit, with the protein MTPGLLGGLSLVAALLFSLIGLGLSVFAHFQRDGRYLEAARRTSGLALLAALAAFGALEWALLTDDFSVRYVAEHHSSTSPLWVKLVTPWAALEGSILLWATLQTLYTWIVSWRVHTRALPEGKNGLDPYRAPIALGVLFTVQVFFFAVMVFLAHPFDAVIPPPTEGPGPNPLLQNHWMMAVHPVLMYLGFVGFSVPFAYAVAAMVTRRYQSWVYETRWWTMIAWGFLTAGKMAGAWWSYEVLGWGGYWAWDPVENASFLPWLLATAFLHTSMVQERRGLLRSWNFALVILTFVATFFMTFLTRSGVIQSVHAFGEGPVGPVFLAFLLSLAFVSFYLLSRVSSEVKDAGEVRLISREGALLGGAILFSALTFGVLVGTVWPLVVEALSGAKVSVGAPFFNQMAAPFGVGMLMLMGIGPVLPWRRSKPEAARNLRILLAVLLVGTLAGLVWGWTLGVSLAVGLFLYNLAAVGLMVNQGVRERAQSLGISAARAFADLALTHKRRFGSHIVHVGVALGCLAIAFSQAYRVEAQKTLRIGEIWKEVGLEVRLLDVRQLQEPNRLATVAVLDVRGTTRQGLWAEGQYQPRLNVYRAMNQPLPSPAVKYTLGNDYYFILQQFGQDERGVWATVRVIVTPLVLWLWVAGAIMVMGTVYILWPSGVRALAKAPGGATA; encoded by the coding sequence ATGACCCCCGGCCTCCTGGGTGGACTCTCGCTGGTCGCTGCGCTCCTTTTCTCGCTGATTGGGCTAGGTTTGTCTGTCTTCGCCCATTTCCAGCGGGACGGGCGCTACCTCGAGGCGGCCCGACGCACCTCGGGGCTGGCCCTGCTCGCAGCCCTGGCTGCCTTCGGGGCGCTCGAGTGGGCCTTGCTCACCGATGATTTCAGCGTACGGTATGTGGCGGAGCACCACTCCAGCACCTCGCCCCTATGGGTCAAGCTGGTTACCCCCTGGGCGGCGCTCGAGGGCAGCATCCTGCTATGGGCTACCCTGCAAACCCTCTATACCTGGATCGTCTCCTGGCGGGTGCATACCCGTGCTCTTCCCGAGGGCAAAAACGGCCTCGACCCCTACCGCGCCCCTATCGCGCTGGGGGTGCTTTTCACCGTGCAGGTGTTCTTCTTCGCGGTGATGGTCTTCCTGGCCCATCCCTTCGATGCGGTGATCCCACCCCCCACCGAGGGGCCAGGGCCTAACCCGCTCTTGCAAAACCACTGGATGATGGCGGTGCACCCGGTGCTGATGTACTTGGGCTTCGTAGGCTTCAGCGTGCCGTTTGCCTACGCGGTAGCAGCGATGGTCACCCGGCGCTACCAGAGCTGGGTGTACGAGACCCGCTGGTGGACTATGATCGCCTGGGGCTTCCTGACCGCGGGCAAGATGGCCGGGGCCTGGTGGAGCTACGAGGTGCTGGGTTGGGGCGGGTACTGGGCTTGGGATCCGGTGGAAAACGCCTCTTTCCTGCCCTGGCTGCTCGCCACAGCTTTCTTGCACACCTCCATGGTGCAGGAGCGGCGGGGCCTATTGCGAAGCTGGAACTTTGCGTTGGTGATCCTTACCTTTGTGGCCACTTTCTTCATGACCTTCCTGACCCGCTCGGGGGTCATCCAATCGGTGCATGCATTTGGTGAAGGACCGGTGGGGCCGGTGTTTCTGGCCTTCTTGCTCTCGCTGGCGTTCGTCAGCTTTTACTTGCTCTCTCGAGTCTCCTCCGAGGTCAAAGACGCCGGGGAGGTGCGGCTTATAAGCCGCGAAGGGGCCTTGCTGGGTGGGGCCATCCTCTTCAGTGCGCTCACCTTCGGGGTGTTGGTGGGTACGGTCTGGCCGCTGGTGGTGGAGGCCTTGAGCGGGGCTAAGGTTTCCGTAGGGGCGCCCTTCTTCAACCAGATGGCAGCCCCCTTTGGCGTGGGCATGCTGATGCTGATGGGCATCGGGCCGGTATTGCCCTGGCGGCGGAGCAAGCCTGAGGCGGCGCGTAACCTGCGGATCCTGCTGGCGGTGCTGTTGGTAGGTACGCTGGCGGGTCTGGTCTGGGGCTGGACCTTAGGAGTTTCGCTAGCGGTGGGGCTTTTCCTGTATAACCTGGCGGCGGTGGGGTTGATGGTGAACCAGGGAGTACGCGAGCGGGCTCAATCCTTGGGTATCTCGGCGGCTCGAGCCTTTGCCGATCTCGCCCTCACCCACAAGCGGCGCTTCGGCAGTCACATCGTTCACGTGGGGGTGGCGTTGGGCTGTCTGGCCATCGCTTTCAGCCAGGCCTACCGGGTAGAGGCTCAGAAGACTCTGCGCATCGGGGAGATCTGGAAAGAGGTGGGGCTCGAGGTGCGGCTGCTCGACGTGCGGCAGCTACAAGAACCCAACCGCCTAGCTACCGTCGCGGTCTTGGACGTGCGCGGCACTACCCGTCAGGGCTTGTGGGCAGAAGGGCAGTACCAGCCTCGGCTCAACGTCTACCGGGCGATGAACCAGCCGTTGCCCTCCCCTGCAGTGAAGTACACCCTGGGCAACGATTACTACTTCATCCTCCAACAGTTTGGCCAGGACGAGCGGGGGGTGTGGGCTACGGTTCGGGTGATCGTCACCCCGCTGGTGCTGTGGTTGTGGGTGGCGGGAGCGATTATGGTCATGGGGACGGTGTACATCCTGTGGCCCTCAGGCGTGCGGGCTTTGGCCAAGGCTCCGGGAGGGGCCACCGCGTGA
- a CDS encoding TlpA family protein disulfide reductase yields the protein MKRTFAAQAGWRLWPFALLVVLGALLFWGLRRGDPGALPSVLVGKPAPDFTLPTFAPYRAEWGEQIQLSKYLGRKPILVNLWASWCVPCRDEAPLLEAAWRQYKDRLLILGVNVQDTNPGAALGFIQEFGLSFPSGIDTNGRVWIDYGGYGVPETFLIGKDGKVLYRHAGPLNPATLQELLGKVL from the coding sequence GTGAAGCGTACTTTCGCGGCGCAGGCTGGGTGGCGCCTTTGGCCTTTTGCCCTGCTGGTCGTGCTAGGAGCGCTGTTGTTCTGGGGCTTGCGGCGGGGCGATCCCGGTGCGCTGCCTTCGGTGTTGGTGGGAAAACCCGCCCCGGATTTTACCCTGCCCACCTTCGCTCCGTACCGAGCGGAGTGGGGAGAGCAGATCCAGCTTTCCAAGTACTTGGGTCGAAAACCCATCCTGGTCAATCTATGGGCCAGTTGGTGCGTGCCCTGCCGTGACGAGGCCCCCCTACTCGAGGCCGCCTGGCGGCAGTACAAAGACCGCTTGCTGATCCTGGGAGTCAACGTGCAGGATACCAACCCCGGGGCTGCCTTGGGTTTCATCCAGGAATTCGGCCTCTCCTTTCCCAGCGGCATCGACACCAACGGGCGGGTCTGGATTGACTATGGCGGTTATGGGGTGCCCGAGACCTTCTTGATCGGCAAAGACGGCAAGGTGCTCTACCGCCACGCCGGGCCGCTGAACCCGGCCACGCTTCAGGAGTTGCTGGGGAAGGTGCTATAG
- a CDS encoding cytochrome c-type biogenesis protein has product MSVLRIAYCGWLLGLALAQPAANTPPPDFSPQVFEIARELRCPVCQGESVAESNAGISLEMRRIIAEQLAQGKSEEEIKAYFVSRYGPWILYEPPRSGLTLWVWLAPLVGVGFIGAGLYFYLQSARRRSLEAGTAEVSEEELRRAEAELDQP; this is encoded by the coding sequence TTGAGCGTATTGCGTATTGCGTATTGCGGCTGGCTTCTGGGACTGGCCCTCGCCCAACCTGCTGCCAACACCCCACCGCCCGATTTTTCGCCTCAGGTCTTCGAGATCGCCCGTGAACTGCGCTGCCCGGTCTGCCAGGGGGAGTCGGTGGCGGAGTCGAACGCCGGGATCAGCCTCGAGATGCGCCGCATCATCGCCGAGCAACTGGCCCAGGGCAAAAGCGAAGAGGAGATCAAGGCCTACTTCGTGAGCCGCTACGGGCCCTGGATCCTCTACGAGCCGCCGCGCTCCGGGCTCACCCTGTGGGTCTGGCTGGCCCCGCTGGTGGGGGTGGGGTTCATCGGGGCGGGCCTATACTTCTACCTGCAATCCGCCCGGCGGCGCTCGCTCGAGGCTGGCACGGCGGAGGTTTCCGAAGAGGAACTGCGCCGCGCCGAAGCCGAACTCGACCAACCATGA
- a CDS encoding c-type cytochrome encodes MTLILILALLALLVAIGYALLPLYQVAQPFPPNPRPEELQAELQLLKAQAKEAEGEERKRLLFQIVQLEREIGPASEPPPPRRLSPALWGVVALGVIALGVGLYTFTLPRLPGETTVTARSEARELKRLEGRAKQTGQTGDWLAFAHKAWELQDFDRAGQAYIRVLQQDPRNVEAVRRVGILLFMGGRPQEAVQFLQIALRADPKATEGWLFLGNAYLQLGQREQAIQAWENYLANGGEARERVQNLIATAKAQQSAPGASGQQVYLQKCAACHGSQAQGGVGPKLAGNPIVKVPQAVSEIVKNGRGTMPAILLSDEELKTLLEYLGGL; translated from the coding sequence ATGACCCTGATCCTTATCCTTGCCCTGCTGGCCTTGTTGGTTGCCATCGGCTACGCGCTGTTACCGCTATACCAGGTGGCTCAGCCTTTCCCGCCCAACCCCCGCCCCGAAGAACTCCAGGCCGAATTGCAGTTGCTCAAGGCCCAAGCTAAAGAGGCTGAAGGCGAAGAGCGTAAGCGGCTTTTGTTTCAGATCGTGCAGTTGGAACGGGAAATCGGGCCTGCCAGCGAACCGCCCCCCCCGCGCAGGCTTTCTCCGGCGCTTTGGGGTGTGGTGGCGCTGGGGGTGATCGCGCTGGGTGTGGGCCTTTACACCTTCACCCTGCCCCGGCTGCCCGGCGAGACCACGGTTACCGCCCGCTCCGAAGCGCGGGAGTTGAAGCGGCTGGAGGGCAGGGCCAAACAGACCGGGCAGACAGGGGACTGGCTGGCTTTCGCACACAAGGCCTGGGAACTCCAGGACTTCGACCGGGCGGGCCAGGCCTACATTCGGGTGCTACAGCAAGACCCCCGCAACGTCGAGGCGGTGCGACGGGTAGGGATACTGCTCTTTATGGGGGGCCGCCCGCAGGAAGCGGTACAGTTCCTCCAGATCGCCCTGCGCGCCGACCCCAAGGCCACCGAGGGCTGGCTTTTCCTGGGGAATGCTTACTTGCAACTCGGCCAGCGCGAACAGGCGATCCAGGCTTGGGAGAACTACCTGGCCAATGGCGGCGAGGCTCGAGAACGCGTACAAAACCTCATCGCCACCGCCAAGGCCCAACAGAGCGCTCCTGGCGCATCAGGCCAGCAGGTCTATCTGCAAAAGTGCGCTGCCTGCCACGGCTCCCAGGCTCAGGGGGGAGTCGGGCCAAAGCTAGCCGGAAACCCCATCGTCAAAGTGCCGCAGGCGGTTAGCGAGATCGTGAAGAACGGACGGGGAACGATGCCCGCGATTTTGCTCAGCGACGAGGAGCTGAAAACACTGCTCGAGTATTTGGGGGGTTTATGA
- a CDS encoding ubiquinol-cytochrome c reductase iron-sulfur subunit — MKLTRRDLIWILPSTATAGFFGWFALRAYNIQLRKAGVGVPQWKEGPRLEVARVSALAHPWDFRYFKYPVKIGATTQQLEAVLVRVPQPQVGGLTVGEAHFLALSRICTHQGCTVRYVPDPEVGSIAYNYRSDHPFLGCPCHFGAYDPLQAGKAVYGPPRYPLPRLRLAEEAGMLYVTGYETPLRPAEGG, encoded by the coding sequence ATGAAGCTCACCCGGCGCGACCTCATCTGGATTCTACCCAGCACGGCTACGGCAGGGTTTTTTGGCTGGTTCGCCCTGCGGGCCTATAACATCCAGCTCAGAAAAGCCGGGGTCGGTGTGCCGCAGTGGAAAGAGGGGCCCCGGCTCGAGGTGGCTAGGGTCTCCGCTCTGGCCCACCCTTGGGACTTTCGCTACTTCAAGTATCCGGTCAAGATCGGGGCGACCACCCAGCAGCTCGAGGCGGTGCTGGTTCGGGTTCCCCAGCCGCAAGTAGGTGGACTGACCGTCGGCGAGGCCCACTTCCTGGCCCTCTCGCGCATCTGCACCCACCAGGGTTGCACGGTGCGGTACGTGCCCGACCCCGAGGTGGGTTCCATCGCCTATAATTACCGCTCCGACCACCCCTTCCTGGGCTGCCCCTGCCACTTCGGGGCCTACGACCCCCTACAGGCCGGAAAGGCCGTGTATGGTCCCCCGCGCTACCCGTTGCCCCGGCTGCGCCTAGCAGAAGAGGCGGGGATGCTCTACGTTACCGGCTACGAAACCCCGCTCCGCCCGGCAGAGGGGGGTTGA
- the tyrS gene encoding tyrosine--tRNA ligase codes for MSSVLSPTEALKRLEAGSVEIIPHEKLLEKLSSGKKLTVKLGLDPTRPDIHIGHAVVLRKMRQFQELGHKVVIIIGDFTAMIGDPSGRSATRPPLTLEETRANAKSYVEQVGKILITEDQERFELRYNSEWLENLNFKEVIKLASQLTVAQMLEREDFKNRYTQGIPISIHEFLYPFAQGYDSVPIRADVEMGGTDQKFNLLVGREVQRAYGLEEQVAFIMPLLEGPDGRKMSKSYDNYIGITEEPAEIYRKLMKVGDDLLPKYLELCTDLTPQEIQQVLEKGGPVGAHRVLARLVAGSYALPRIPARLDRELYEEMGYRLEAAGRDSETQAVLIVVAPLTGYSLNVSETVRQAEERYNEVAKGGIPDDIRTVPITSSELQEGRIGVAKLFTLSGLTESNGEAKRMIQNRGLRIDGEVITDPNMQVSLDKPRVLQRGKDKFVRVQLA; via the coding sequence ATGAGCTCGGTTTTATCCCCCACCGAAGCCTTGAAACGGCTCGAGGCTGGCTCGGTCGAGATCATCCCCCACGAAAAGCTGCTCGAAAAACTCTCTTCGGGCAAAAAGCTCACCGTAAAGCTGGGCTTAGACCCCACCCGACCGGACATCCACATCGGCCACGCGGTGGTGCTCAGGAAGATGCGCCAGTTCCAGGAGTTGGGGCACAAGGTAGTGATCATCATCGGAGACTTCACCGCCATGATCGGGGACCCCTCGGGGCGGAGCGCTACCCGCCCCCCCCTCACGCTCGAGGAAACCCGCGCGAATGCCAAGAGCTACGTCGAGCAGGTCGGCAAGATCCTGATCACCGAGGACCAGGAGCGCTTCGAACTGCGCTACAACTCGGAGTGGCTGGAGAACCTAAACTTCAAGGAAGTCATCAAGCTGGCCTCGCAGCTTACGGTGGCTCAGATGCTCGAGCGCGAGGACTTCAAAAACCGCTATACCCAGGGCATCCCTATCTCCATTCATGAATTTCTCTATCCCTTCGCGCAGGGCTACGACTCGGTGCCAATCCGAGCCGACGTAGAGATGGGGGGTACCGACCAAAAGTTCAACCTGCTGGTAGGCCGCGAGGTACAGCGGGCCTATGGCCTCGAGGAGCAGGTGGCTTTCATCATGCCCCTGCTGGAGGGCCCCGATGGGCGCAAGATGTCCAAGAGCTACGACAACTATATCGGCATTACCGAAGAACCCGCCGAGATCTACCGCAAGCTGATGAAGGTAGGTGACGACCTGCTGCCCAAGTACCTCGAGCTGTGCACCGACCTGACCCCCCAAGAGATCCAGCAGGTTCTCGAAAAAGGCGGGCCCGTAGGGGCGCACCGGGTCTTGGCCCGGCTGGTGGCTGGAAGCTATGCCCTGCCGCGAATCCCGGCGCGGCTTGACCGCGAGTTGTACGAGGAGATGGGATACCGGCTCGAGGCGGCCGGGCGGGATAGTGAAACCCAGGCAGTATTGATCGTGGTGGCACCCCTAACCGGTTACTCCCTCAACGTAAGCGAGACCGTGCGCCAAGCCGAGGAGCGGTACAACGAGGTCGCCAAAGGGGGCATCCCCGACGATATTCGCACCGTCCCTATCACCTCGAGCGAACTCCAGGAGGGTCGGATCGGGGTGGCCAAGCTCTTTACCCTCTCCGGCCTCACCGAGTCCAACGGTGAGGCCAAACGGATGATTCAGAACCGGGGCTTGCGGATAGACGGCGAGGTCATCACCGATCCCAATATGCAGGTCTCGCTGGATAAGCCGCGGGTGCTTCAGCGAGGCAAAGACAAGTTCGTGCGGGTGCAGCTCGCCTAG
- a CDS encoding transposase yields MSLLSVKCKLIPNASTADKLSRTVDQFANACNYALRVARQENVWNKFALQKLVYRELRERFGLSANLAVRAIARVGKRKGHKAGGFKATSVDYDQRILSVNVKDEAVSLSTVDGRVRVPMRIAGYQRHLLRSAKSIQGGQLVS; encoded by the coding sequence ATGTCCCTCCTGTCCGTGAAATGCAAGCTGATACCCAATGCGAGTACAGCCGATAAGCTCTCTCGCACGGTGGACCAGTTTGCGAACGCCTGCAACTATGCCTTGCGGGTGGCGCGGCAAGAGAACGTCTGGAACAAGTTTGCCCTTCAGAAGCTTGTGTACCGCGAACTCCGCGAACGCTTCGGCCTCAGCGCCAACCTTGCGGTGCGGGCCATCGCCCGCGTGGGCAAGCGCAAAGGTCATAAGGCAGGCGGGTTCAAGGCCACCAGTGTGGACTACGACCAGCGCATCCTGTCGGTAAATGTCAAGGATGAGGCGGTTAGCCTTTCCACCGTGGACGGGCGGGTGAGGGTGCCCATGCGCATCGCCGGGTATCAGCGCCACCTGCTCCGGAGCGCCAAGAGCATCCAGGGCGGGCAGTTGGTCAGTTGA
- the rpsT gene encoding 30S ribosomal protein S20: MAQKKTTRNPSAMKRHRQSLKRRAANRSKKSTIKTISKKAVALAQEGNTEEATKFLRLAESLIDKAAKGSTLHKRAASRKKSRLAKSVSKLLTAKSA, encoded by the coding sequence ATGGCACAGAAAAAGACCACCCGTAACCCCTCGGCGATGAAGCGCCACCGCCAGTCCCTGAAGCGGCGGGCGGCCAACCGTTCTAAGAAGTCCACCATCAAAACCATCAGCAAAAAGGCTGTGGCTCTGGCTCAGGAGGGCAACACCGAAGAGGCCACCAAGTTCTTGCGCCTAGCTGAGAGCTTGATTGACAAGGCCGCTAAGGGATCCACCTTGCATAAGCGAGCTGCCAGCCGTAAGAAGTCCCGTCTGGCTAAGAGCGTGAGCAAGTTGCTCACCGCCAAGTCGGCCTAG
- a CDS encoding 30S ribosomal protein THX, translating to MGKGDRRTRRGKIWRGSYGKYRPRKK from the coding sequence ATGGGCAAGGGAGATCGTCGCACTCGTCGGGGTAAAATTTGGCGCGGTAGCTACGGCAAGTACCGCCCTCGGAAGAAGTAA
- a CDS encoding DUF4388 domain-containing protein, protein MEGNLETIGLLELLEMIHQNRRSGELRLEVEGLPVHFRFLEGEVVSGGILDWEGLEAISTLPLQPRGGSFRFTSGVQTGTPLLRFKALIGEWARLYDEWTRFRQLYDSPSRVLEALRASEPYGVFVGGKSVRGAARVWEVPLIIAAERAWRGLREGDLVPLRKYAWFGLRIRHPTARRTLAGQAPQPDDITVHLDGSRNLGAIVQSGYSINLVRRYLIQGIRKGEIAPPGKGWLLRDLLWEEEAEQRTPNAEQR, encoded by the coding sequence GTGGAAGGCAACTTAGAGACCATTGGGCTTTTGGAACTGCTGGAGATGATCCACCAGAACCGGCGGTCCGGCGAGCTTCGCCTCGAGGTGGAGGGTTTGCCGGTACATTTTCGCTTTCTCGAGGGCGAGGTTGTTAGCGGAGGCATCCTTGACTGGGAAGGGCTCGAGGCCATCTCCACCTTGCCTCTGCAACCTCGAGGGGGTTCGTTTCGCTTTACCAGTGGAGTCCAAACCGGCACTCCCCTGTTACGCTTCAAGGCCCTGATAGGCGAATGGGCCCGGCTGTACGATGAGTGGACCCGCTTCCGTCAGCTCTACGACTCGCCCAGCCGGGTACTGGAGGCTTTGCGGGCCTCCGAGCCGTATGGAGTCTTTGTTGGCGGGAAAAGCGTTCGGGGAGCCGCCAGAGTTTGGGAAGTACCCCTCATCATCGCAGCGGAGCGGGCCTGGCGGGGCCTGCGCGAAGGCGATTTGGTGCCCCTGCGAAAGTACGCCTGGTTCGGCCTACGCATCCGGCATCCCACCGCTCGCCGTACCCTAGCCGGGCAAGCCCCCCAACCCGACGACATCACGGTCCACCTCGACGGCAGCCGCAACCTGGGCGCTATTGTTCAAAGCGGTTACAGCATCAATCTGGTGCGCCGCTACCTGATCCAGGGCATTCGTAAAGGTGAGATTGCCCCGCCCGGCAAGGGTTGGCTGCTGCGGGATTTGCTGTGGGAGGAAGAAGCCGAGCAGAGGACGCCTAACGCTGAACAGCGATAA
- the thrB gene encoding homoserine kinase, with the protein MVRLYVPATLANLGSGFDALGVALDLYLEVEASLAAQDSFFYEGEGNVPPRPDNLIHEGYRSAWALLGEPAPPIAIRALNPIPLARGMGSSSAALVAGAALADHFSGGELGKEGVFRVTAQLEGHPDNVAPAIYGGFVAALAEPPLALPLPYPRGLTFVLGIPPYEVPTPLARTALPSAVPHADAVFNLARAALWPAALFSGRLEALREAARDRLHQPYRAHLMPGLEAALERVYQAGALAAFVGGAGPALAALTTYSAIEAIQEALLEYVGKQGRIMVVDPGEGYRKEG; encoded by the coding sequence GTGGTACGCCTGTACGTCCCCGCAACTTTGGCCAACCTGGGCTCCGGCTTCGACGCTTTAGGGGTGGCCCTGGATCTATACCTGGAGGTCGAAGCCAGCCTTGCCGCACAGGATTCCTTTTTCTACGAGGGCGAGGGGAATGTACCTCCTCGCCCCGATAACCTGATCCATGAGGGCTACCGCTCGGCCTGGGCTCTGCTTGGGGAGCCTGCCCCTCCTATTGCTATCCGGGCGCTCAACCCAATCCCGCTCGCGCGGGGGATGGGCTCGAGTTCGGCGGCGCTGGTAGCGGGCGCAGCTTTGGCCGACCACTTCTCGGGGGGCGAGCTGGGGAAAGAGGGGGTATTTCGGGTCACAGCCCAGCTCGAGGGCCACCCCGACAACGTGGCCCCGGCCATCTATGGCGGGTTCGTAGCAGCCTTGGCCGAACCTCCGTTAGCCCTACCCCTGCCCTACCCAAGGGGGCTTACGTTCGTCCTGGGGATTCCCCCATACGAAGTGCCCACCCCGCTAGCGCGGACCGCCTTACCCTCGGCAGTCCCCCACGCCGATGCGGTGTTCAACCTGGCCCGCGCGGCCTTGTGGCCCGCAGCCCTCTTCTCCGGCCGCTTGGAGGCTCTACGCGAAGCCGCCCGGGATCGGCTGCACCAGCCCTACCGGGCTCACCTCATGCCGGGGCTTGAGGCCGCTTTGGAACGGGTCTATCAAGCTGGAGCGCTGGCGGCGTTTGTTGGCGGGGCCGGGCCAGCCCTAGCCGCCCTCACCACCTATAGTGCAATTGAGGCTATCCAAGAGGCACTGCTGGAGTATGTTGGTAAGCAAGGACGGATCATGGTGGTGGATCCGGGTGAGGGCTACCGAAAGGAAGGCTAG
- a CDS encoding bifunctional ADP-dependent NAD(P)H-hydrate dehydratase/NAD(P)H-hydrate epimerase: MRLFTAEAMRLADQKATQIGYPSLLLMDTAGRKVARALLQAYPNRRVVVLCGKGNNGGDGLAAARWMRVWGCEVEVYAAEGQQGDAKAMRQALESHKLTIRPLTDWQPTPGTVLLDALFGTGLNRPLQGFYADLVGKINQSGLSVVAADLPSGLPYVPHVEADLTVALAALKLEHVFYPHRAACGKILLAEIGMPPEALADESLPELLTPQALHALLPPRPGNAHKGNVGRVLVVGGYPSYTGAPALSAIAAYRAGAGLVTVAYPQEAAVVPPLEAVRLPVAGWSHAALKPAKAEAVAVGMGAGPSGKEAAKAVLELGLPTLLDADALHSETVEEFAGAGIPTVITPHPGEAARLLQSSAQEVAQAPLEAARTLAERFAVTVVLKGGPTVIAENGRLAVNTTGNPAMATGGMGDVLSGVIGAFLAAGLAPWDAARLGVYLHGLAGDLLARVGMLAHELADALPQARKQLAQGQVRPYWH; the protein is encoded by the coding sequence ATGCGCCTTTTTACCGCCGAAGCGATGCGGCTCGCCGACCAAAAAGCTACCCAAATCGGCTACCCTAGCCTGCTGCTGATGGACACGGCGGGGCGCAAGGTCGCTAGGGCCCTGTTACAGGCTTATCCGAACCGACGGGTAGTGGTATTGTGCGGCAAGGGCAACAATGGCGGGGACGGACTGGCGGCAGCCCGCTGGATGCGGGTGTGGGGATGCGAGGTGGAAGTCTATGCCGCAGAAGGCCAGCAAGGCGATGCCAAGGCGATGCGGCAGGCGCTCGAGAGCCACAAACTAACCATCCGCCCCCTCACCGATTGGCAACCCACCCCCGGAACCGTCCTGCTCGACGCCCTCTTCGGCACCGGGCTCAACCGTCCGCTTCAGGGCTTTTACGCTGATCTGGTGGGAAAGATCAATCAATCCGGGCTCAGCGTGGTGGCCGCCGACTTGCCCTCCGGGCTTCCCTATGTACCGCACGTCGAGGCCGACCTGACCGTGGCCCTGGCCGCTCTCAAGCTCGAGCACGTTTTTTACCCTCACCGTGCCGCTTGCGGAAAGATCCTCCTGGCAGAGATAGGGATGCCGCCAGAGGCGCTGGCAGACGAATCCCTGCCGGAACTCCTCACCCCCCAAGCCCTGCACGCCCTGCTCCCCCCCCGCCCCGGCAACGCCCACAAAGGCAACGTGGGGCGAGTGCTGGTAGTGGGCGGCTACCCTAGCTACACCGGAGCTCCGGCCCTAAGCGCCATCGCCGCCTACCGCGCCGGGGCGGGGTTAGTGACGGTGGCCTATCCCCAGGAAGCAGCGGTGGTTCCCCCGCTCGAGGCCGTGCGCCTCCCGGTAGCGGGCTGGAGCCACGCAGCCCTAAAGCCCGCCAAGGCCGAAGCGGTAGCAGTGGGGATGGGGGCCGGGCCATCAGGAAAAGAGGCCGCCAAAGCTGTGCTCGAGCTGGGTCTGCCCACCCTCCTGGACGCCGACGCTTTACACTCTGAGACCGTGGAGGAGTTCGCCGGGGCGGGGATTCCCACCGTCATCACCCCGCACCCTGGCGAGGCGGCCCGGCTGCTGCAAAGCTCCGCGCAGGAAGTGGCCCAAGCCCCGCTCGAGGCCGCCCGCACACTGGCCGAGCGCTTCGCGGTGACGGTGGTGCTCAAGGGAGGACCGACGGTGATCGCCGAAAATGGCCGCTTGGCGGTCAACACCACCGGCAACCCGGCGATGGCCACCGGCGGCATGGGGGATGTGCTCTCTGGGGTGATCGGGGCTTTTCTGGCGGCGGGGCTCGCACCTTGGGACGCAGCCCGGCTGGGAGTCTATCTGCACGGCTTGGCCGGAGATCTCCTGGCTAGGGTAGGCATGCTAGCCCACGAACTCGCCGACGCGCTACCCCAAGCCAGAAAGCAGCTGGCCCAGGGGCAGGTCCGGCCCTACTGGCATTAG